One genomic segment of Coraliomargarita parva includes these proteins:
- the ftsA gene encoding cell division protein FtsA has translation MSHSKVVGAVEIGTTKVAVLLGEVIDGEGLNIIGHSVSSSKGVKKGIISDLNAASDCVHAAILAAEKNANTRIDEVYLAQTGRHLQGAFNVGTANVSSADGIIRQVDVDQAKEDARRRKLHSRRTYIHHIQNPFSVDGRQVDNPLSKEGERLQVGYWSVHGDSEIVSDSLRVIQGIDLDVADIIISSIASGAVLLEDSEKENGALVIDIGGGTADYVLYRKGFIVSTGVVPVGGDHITNDLSIGLRVGRKSAEEIKVNNGRAYYESGDREDNVWLYGDLTIGDRQYPLAAITKIIEARVKEIFEIIREQLEESEVFDPDEMATGVILTGGSSRLGGIDELARRVFEVDARTVDGPLDVGRDLRRPEYSTVLGLLHYALNGQDNKKQEAKPSGFLRKVANLLNFD, from the coding sequence ATGAGTCATTCCAAAGTAGTTGGTGCTGTTGAGATAGGAACCACCAAGGTGGCGGTTTTGCTTGGCGAAGTCATCGACGGCGAAGGACTGAACATTATCGGGCATAGCGTGAGTTCCTCGAAAGGGGTGAAAAAGGGGATTATCTCCGATTTGAATGCGGCCAGCGATTGTGTGCATGCCGCGATTCTGGCTGCCGAGAAAAACGCCAATACCCGGATTGATGAGGTGTACCTGGCCCAAACCGGTCGTCACCTCCAGGGGGCTTTCAATGTGGGCACGGCCAATGTCAGCTCGGCGGATGGCATCATACGCCAAGTCGATGTGGACCAGGCAAAGGAAGATGCCCGCCGCCGCAAGCTGCACTCCCGCCGGACCTATATTCACCATATTCAGAATCCTTTTTCGGTCGATGGACGGCAGGTCGACAATCCGCTTTCGAAGGAAGGTGAACGCCTTCAGGTCGGCTATTGGTCGGTCCACGGGGACAGTGAGATCGTGAGTGACAGTCTTCGGGTCATCCAGGGCATCGACCTCGACGTGGCGGATATCATCATCTCGAGTATCGCTTCCGGTGCCGTCCTTTTGGAAGATTCTGAAAAAGAGAACGGAGCCCTGGTGATCGATATCGGGGGCGGCACTGCGGATTACGTACTGTACCGCAAAGGCTTTATCGTGAGTACCGGCGTGGTTCCGGTCGGAGGCGATCATATCACCAATGATCTGAGCATCGGGCTGCGGGTCGGGCGCAAGAGTGCCGAGGAGATCAAGGTGAACAACGGCCGGGCCTATTATGAAAGCGGCGACCGGGAGGATAATGTCTGGCTTTACGGGGACCTGACTATCGGTGACCGCCAGTATCCGCTGGCCGCGATTACCAAGATCATCGAGGCGCGGGTAAAGGAAATCTTCGAAATCATCCGTGAACAGCTGGAGGAGTCCGAGGTGTTTGATCCGGATGAGATGGCGACCGGCGTGATCCTGACGGGCGGCAGTTCGCGCCTCGGAGGCATTGACGAGTTGGCCCGTCGCGTTTTCGAGGTGGACGCCCGCACGGTAGACGGACCATTGGATGTCGGTCGCGATCTGCGCCGGCCGGAGTACAGCACGGTCTTGGGACTGCTGCATTATGCATTGAACGGGCAGGACAACAAAAAGCAGGAAGCCAAGCCTTCCGGCTTCCTCCGTAAGGTGGCAAACTTGCTGAATTTTGATTAA
- a CDS encoding cell division protein FtsQ/DivIB produces the protein MIGRGSEKGSTSASGSQSWRELAGPRRKRINSPQAKKRRREQWFKLFLVLLSALALGGAVTAFVLMREQVEEKIEIKPPSRPIERILFNTNGVLPNTWLSSVIRLQPGTEMMDVDIHALKLQLEKEGQVKMAEVKRVFPSALQISVEERVPVMRLLATLPDGSRRQRIVARDGVVYDGLGYPRSTLHNLPYIIPYQKADGQVFPLKGIEHVADLLDQARQDFPALYAGWQVVDLRHFSGDIEMPGQVVEVRSKLVPRVIFGASSDFGQQLDRLQYILSYVQRRGDPSIERIDLSLRDAAAVQFSSGRVGTF, from the coding sequence GTGATCGGACGCGGCAGCGAGAAAGGCAGTACCTCGGCGAGCGGGTCGCAGAGTTGGCGCGAACTGGCCGGGCCCCGCCGCAAGCGCATCAATTCGCCTCAGGCCAAGAAGCGCCGCCGCGAGCAGTGGTTCAAGCTGTTTCTTGTGCTTCTGTCCGCTCTGGCTTTGGGTGGGGCGGTCACGGCCTTCGTACTCATGCGTGAGCAGGTGGAGGAGAAGATCGAGATCAAGCCGCCTTCGCGGCCGATCGAACGCATCCTTTTCAATACCAACGGGGTCTTGCCGAATACCTGGCTGAGCTCCGTGATCCGTCTCCAACCGGGGACCGAGATGATGGACGTGGACATCCACGCGCTCAAGCTGCAGCTCGAAAAAGAGGGGCAAGTGAAGATGGCGGAGGTCAAACGCGTGTTTCCCAGTGCCCTTCAGATCTCGGTGGAAGAGCGGGTGCCGGTCATGCGTCTTCTGGCAACACTACCGGACGGGAGTCGTCGGCAGCGGATCGTCGCGCGCGATGGCGTGGTGTACGACGGGCTTGGCTATCCTCGTTCCACATTGCATAACCTGCCTTACATTATTCCCTATCAGAAAGCGGACGGTCAGGTATTTCCTTTGAAGGGGATCGAGCATGTCGCCGATCTGCTGGACCAGGCGCGCCAAGACTTTCCCGCGCTTTACGCCGGCTGGCAAGTGGTGGACTTGCGGCATTTTTCCGGTGATATCGAGATGCCGGGACAAGTGGTCGAGGTGCGCTCCAAGCTGGTGCCCCGGGTGATCTTCGGGGCTTCCTCCGATTTCGGGCAACAGCTTGACCGGCTGCAATATATCCTCAGCTATGTACAACGCAGGGGCGATCCTTCGATCGAGCGAATCGATCTTTCTTTACGTGATGCGGCCGCAGTGCAGTTTAGCAGTGGGCGCGTCGGAACTTTTTAA
- a CDS encoding D-alanine--D-alanine ligase family protein, whose product MAELESIVVLYGGVGSEREVSLASGRALAEALGARYPVTLLDLSSESLPPEIDGGRSVVFPALHGSFGEDGRLQALMDAAGVEYAGSGAEASRLCMDKAVTKEKARELGIPVPDSLVFDGRQAPLADEVIARLGSSLVIKPVDQGSSVGLHFTEHRSALGVTLSMISEGRWLIEQRIRGRELTVGLLNGAAMGIVEIKSASGVYDYKAKYTPGSTVYEFPAALPPAVEARVKAHAEQLYDACGCRDFARIDFLLDGSRAYFLEINTLPGLTATSLLPKSATCVGFDFEALAVELVGPAIRRFEVRDGKGTVS is encoded by the coding sequence ATGGCTGAACTGGAATCAATCGTAGTCTTGTATGGAGGCGTGGGATCGGAGCGCGAAGTTTCGCTGGCTAGTGGGCGCGCACTGGCGGAAGCACTGGGTGCACGCTATCCGGTGACCCTTTTGGACTTGTCGTCCGAGTCCTTGCCGCCGGAGATCGACGGCGGCCGTTCCGTTGTATTTCCCGCACTCCATGGCAGTTTCGGGGAAGACGGCCGCTTACAGGCGCTGATGGATGCCGCCGGGGTTGAATATGCCGGGAGCGGAGCGGAGGCCAGCCGTCTCTGTATGGACAAGGCTGTGACCAAGGAAAAGGCGCGTGAGCTGGGAATCCCGGTTCCGGATAGTCTGGTTTTTGACGGGCGTCAGGCGCCTTTGGCGGATGAGGTGATTGCCCGTCTGGGCTCCTCGCTGGTGATCAAGCCGGTGGACCAGGGGAGCAGCGTGGGCTTGCATTTCACCGAGCACCGTTCCGCGCTGGGGGTGACCCTCTCCATGATCAGTGAAGGTCGCTGGCTGATCGAGCAGCGCATCCGGGGGCGTGAGTTGACCGTGGGGCTGCTGAACGGCGCCGCCATGGGGATCGTCGAGATCAAGAGCGCCTCAGGGGTGTATGATTACAAGGCAAAGTACACGCCGGGCTCGACCGTGTATGAGTTCCCGGCGGCTCTACCGCCAGCGGTGGAGGCGCGGGTCAAAGCCCACGCCGAGCAACTCTACGATGCCTGCGGATGCCGTGATTTCGCCCGGATCGATTTCCTGCTCGACGGTTCACGCGCGTACTTTCTCGAGATCAACACCTTGCCCGGCCTGACGGCTACCAGTTTGCTACCGAAGAGTGCGACATGCGTGGGCTTCGATTTTGAAGCCTTGGCCGTGGAACTTGTCGGGCCGGCGATTCGCCGTTTCGAAGTCCGTGACGGAAAGGGGACGGTTTCGTGA
- the murB gene encoding UDP-N-acetylmuramate dehydrogenase: MSGDSQRYLFLGVGGMGMAPLAAWMARSGYSISGYDDYLREPVRAFLEDAGVGLADLCLPEHVSAHDVVVYSSAIRSGHRLLEAARSAGLRCVRRGRMLAEIASRKRLIAVVGSHGKTTTSGMIAHAIHQADLPADFILGGFFSGAGPAPARATGSDWLVAEVDESDGTIDAFCPEVTLLLNIDWDHPDQYEDPNRIESAFGALLRRTRGTVLLPSTGNFSAGLLDGVQARVRTYGEAGEYAVCTSPKGTLELSGAFPSCSVGAPTAGRFNQSNGAAALSVLAQIGKSFPEDCLSSFRGMARRQTTLLEEEGLVLIEDYAHHPSEINALLDSLRLRWPAHRQVVVFQPHRYSRTRAFKDAFAQSLGTADALYLLPVYAAHECDEAGGRTLDLAAAFSEPPCCLEMNLQGLRTLREAAQGDATLLAFVGAGDIGEYAGVYKSMVRQEWDPAAAWLDYLKPRVSPQCLLKLNEPLAGKTTMRVGGASRFYAEPACLSDLRALLESARFFGLPVFSLGRGSNLVVPDEGYDGLVLRLNGGIWRQVSFLPDGRVWAGAGVRLKEICGHAAKAGLSGFEFLEGIPGAVGGALRMNAGAMGNWMFDVVERVQYLDGDGRLLDAPKEAFHFGYRKVEEISRGIALGAILKAPELEDEAAIRNRMDSYAGSRKESQPRAPSAGCIFKNPEGNYAGKLIDELGIKGLSVGAAEVSTVHGNFIVNNGGATAADIIELVRQVRERVKHRSGYVLEPEVLLLGKSWDEVLNEEETASNG, encoded by the coding sequence ATGAGCGGCGACTCCCAGAGATACCTTTTCCTCGGTGTCGGGGGGATGGGCATGGCGCCATTGGCGGCCTGGATGGCCCGGTCCGGGTATTCGATTTCCGGATACGATGACTACCTTAGGGAGCCGGTTCGCGCCTTTCTTGAAGATGCGGGCGTCGGTTTGGCGGATCTATGCCTGCCGGAGCACGTTTCAGCCCATGATGTGGTCGTGTATTCCAGTGCGATCCGATCCGGGCACCGCCTGCTAGAGGCCGCCCGTTCGGCCGGCTTGCGCTGTGTCCGGCGCGGCCGGATGCTGGCCGAAATCGCTTCGAGAAAGCGACTGATTGCGGTGGTCGGCAGCCACGGAAAGACCACGACCTCAGGCATGATCGCGCATGCCATCCATCAGGCCGACCTGCCGGCCGATTTTATCCTGGGCGGTTTCTTTTCGGGGGCCGGACCTGCGCCGGCCCGGGCGACCGGTTCCGATTGGCTGGTTGCCGAGGTGGACGAGAGTGACGGGACGATCGATGCCTTCTGTCCGGAAGTGACGCTTTTGCTCAATATCGACTGGGACCACCCGGACCAGTATGAGGATCCGAATCGAATCGAATCAGCCTTCGGTGCACTGCTGCGCCGGACCCGCGGGACCGTGCTCCTGCCTTCCACCGGCAATTTCTCAGCCGGTCTGCTGGATGGTGTACAGGCTCGGGTTCGGACTTACGGGGAGGCCGGCGAGTATGCCGTCTGTACTTCGCCTAAGGGCACACTTGAGCTGAGTGGGGCCTTTCCCTCCTGTTCCGTCGGCGCGCCTACGGCGGGACGCTTCAACCAGAGCAACGGGGCGGCCGCTTTGTCAGTCCTGGCACAGATTGGGAAGTCTTTTCCAGAAGACTGCCTCTCCAGTTTCCGGGGCATGGCGCGCCGGCAGACGACCTTGCTGGAAGAGGAGGGCTTGGTCCTGATCGAGGACTACGCCCACCACCCGAGCGAGATCAATGCCTTGCTTGACAGTCTGCGTCTACGCTGGCCCGCGCATCGGCAAGTCGTCGTATTTCAGCCGCACCGCTACAGCCGCACTCGTGCGTTCAAGGATGCGTTTGCACAATCCTTGGGTACTGCGGATGCGCTATATTTGCTGCCTGTTTATGCCGCCCACGAATGTGATGAGGCCGGGGGGCGGACTCTCGATCTCGCCGCGGCATTTTCCGAGCCGCCATGTTGTCTCGAGATGAACCTTCAAGGCTTGAGAACCTTGCGGGAGGCGGCTCAGGGAGACGCTACCTTATTGGCCTTTGTCGGTGCCGGTGATATCGGCGAGTATGCGGGCGTCTACAAGTCCATGGTCCGGCAAGAATGGGATCCTGCCGCCGCTTGGCTGGACTACCTGAAGCCACGGGTCTCGCCTCAGTGCCTGCTCAAGCTGAACGAGCCACTGGCCGGCAAGACCACGATGCGTGTGGGGGGGGCTTCCCGTTTCTACGCGGAACCGGCCTGCCTGAGCGATTTACGGGCCCTGCTTGAATCGGCCCGGTTTTTCGGACTCCCGGTGTTCTCGCTGGGGCGTGGCTCGAATCTGGTGGTGCCGGATGAGGGCTATGACGGCCTGGTGCTGCGGCTGAACGGTGGTATCTGGCGTCAGGTGAGCTTTCTTCCGGACGGGCGTGTCTGGGCCGGTGCGGGTGTCCGCTTGAAGGAGATCTGCGGGCATGCGGCCAAGGCTGGCTTGTCCGGCTTTGAATTTCTTGAAGGTATCCCCGGAGCGGTCGGTGGCGCATTGCGGATGAATGCGGGGGCGATGGGGAACTGGATGTTCGATGTGGTCGAGCGTGTGCAGTACCTGGACGGCGATGGGCGCTTGTTGGATGCCCCAAAGGAGGCGTTCCACTTCGGCTATCGCAAGGTGGAGGAAATCAGCCGGGGGATCGCTTTGGGCGCGATCCTGAAGGCGCCTGAGCTGGAGGATGAGGCCGCGATCCGCAACCGTATGGACTCTTATGCGGGAAGCCGGAAGGAGAGCCAGCCCCGAGCGCCGAGTGCCGGTTGTATTTTCAAGAATCCGGAGGGGAACTATGCCGGTAAGCTGATCGATGAACTGGGCATCAAGGGGCTCTCGGTTGGCGCGGCCGAGGTGTCGACTGTCCATGGCAACTTCATCGTGAACAACGGGGGGGCCACTGCGGCGGATATCATCGAGCTGGTCCGGCAGGTCCGCGAGCGGGTAAAGCATCGCTCCGGTTATGTGCTTGAACCCGAGGTCCTTTTATTAGGGAAATCATGGGATGAGGTTTTAAACGAAGAGGAGACCGCATCGAATGGCTGA
- a CDS encoding UDP-N-acetylglucosamine--N-acetylmuramyl-(pentapeptide) pyrophosphoryl-undecaprenol N-acetylglucosamine transferase, translating into MSKLLIACGGTGGHLAPGIALAEELQGRGHECVLLISQKEVDSALTRKYSHLNFVKTPGMAFAGGLGARLRSVWSMLSACLFARRLLRDEKPQLVFLFGGFLSVGLGFAARITGVPVALHEANCRPGKAVRLIKRLAHRVYLPDGLRLKGLSRNQVRYLGYPIRQDIKHILKAEAWKKLKIEVPNKLLVVIGGSQGAAALNDWVTRAFPELAQAGITVYCVTGLGKSALGTIHEVGANGEDISATFVPFSESMGDVLSAADLVISRAGAGAIAEIIHCRAPSILVPYPYAADDHQMANALVLEQYGACLVVPEAESGTLIAEVKDLMFNDWMLSQFKSNLARLDRFNSSKKIAADLEFLISEADARTGSAGKFAV; encoded by the coding sequence ATGAGCAAGTTGCTGATTGCCTGTGGTGGCACCGGAGGCCACCTCGCTCCCGGTATCGCCCTCGCTGAAGAACTGCAAGGGCGGGGGCACGAGTGCGTGCTGTTAATCAGCCAGAAGGAGGTGGACTCGGCCCTGACACGGAAGTACTCGCATCTGAACTTTGTGAAGACGCCGGGGATGGCCTTTGCCGGTGGTTTGGGGGCGCGGCTTCGTTCCGTTTGGAGCATGCTGTCCGCCTGTCTCTTTGCCCGGCGCTTGCTTCGCGATGAGAAACCTCAGCTGGTCTTTCTGTTTGGCGGTTTTCTTTCGGTCGGGCTCGGATTTGCCGCGAGGATAACAGGGGTACCCGTTGCGCTCCATGAAGCCAATTGCCGGCCGGGTAAGGCGGTGCGTCTGATCAAGCGTCTGGCCCACCGGGTGTATCTGCCGGATGGTCTCCGCTTGAAGGGCTTGTCCCGCAATCAGGTCCGTTATCTGGGTTACCCGATCCGTCAGGACATCAAGCACATCCTCAAGGCGGAAGCATGGAAGAAGCTGAAGATTGAAGTGCCGAACAAGTTGCTTGTGGTGATCGGAGGTAGCCAGGGGGCGGCTGCTTTAAACGATTGGGTCACTCGAGCTTTCCCCGAGCTGGCTCAGGCGGGCATTACGGTCTATTGTGTGACCGGTCTCGGGAAAAGCGCGCTTGGCACGATTCATGAAGTGGGTGCCAACGGCGAGGATATCTCGGCCACATTTGTCCCGTTTTCCGAGTCGATGGGCGATGTGCTTTCCGCCGCGGACCTGGTTATTTCCCGTGCGGGCGCCGGCGCGATTGCGGAGATTATCCACTGCCGTGCGCCGTCGATCCTGGTGCCGTATCCCTATGCGGCGGACGACCATCAAATGGCCAATGCCCTTGTGCTGGAGCAGTATGGTGCCTGTCTGGTGGTACCCGAGGCTGAGAGCGGGACATTGATCGCCGAAGTGAAGGATCTGATGTTCAACGATTGGATGCTCAGTCAGTTCAAGTCCAACCTGGCGCGCCTGGATCGTTTCAATTCATCCAAGAAGATCGCGGCGGATCTGGAATTCCTCATTTCGGAGGCCGACGCCCGGACCGGAAGCGCCGGAAAGTTTGCGGTATGA
- a CDS encoding FtsW/RodA/SpoVE family cell cycle protein, with protein sequence MRSSLWRIPPAGVFVSLIVIALTFLGLVILFSASQAMHDDPTVLLRKQLMWLGFATIAGGVAYLVDLEALRPYAYILAGIAGLLLVLVMVPGIGVRVNGAQRWIDFGPMRLQVSEIGKLGLLFMLSSYLAANRRNLDQFLRGFAYPCSMLAVICGLIIVEPDFGTAFLCGLVGGTMLFLAGVRLRFLIPSALCALSLFALAIYHDPVRLKRITSFLDVEANRSDSAYQLWQGILAFGAGGVEGVGLGAGRQQMSFLPEAHTDFIFAIVGEELGLAFTAGVVILFMTLFFVGVLQLRRAPNLYQFLLVLGALLFITFQALINIGVVTGCLPTKGMSLPFISYGGSNLVFMFTLIGLILNGFRTWEMPVLRRQREL encoded by the coding sequence ATGCGAAGTTCCTTGTGGCGGATACCGCCCGCCGGAGTCTTCGTCAGCCTGATCGTCATTGCGCTCACATTTCTCGGTCTCGTGATCCTTTTTAGTGCGTCCCAAGCGATGCACGACGATCCGACTGTTTTATTGAGGAAGCAATTGATGTGGTTGGGTTTTGCCACCATTGCAGGCGGAGTCGCCTACTTGGTGGACTTGGAGGCGCTGCGTCCCTATGCCTACATCCTGGCCGGAATCGCGGGCCTGCTCTTGGTGCTGGTCATGGTACCCGGCATCGGTGTGCGGGTGAATGGCGCCCAGCGCTGGATCGATTTCGGCCCGATGCGTCTACAGGTATCCGAAATCGGCAAGCTCGGTCTCCTCTTCATGCTTTCCAGCTATCTCGCGGCCAACCGGCGCAACCTCGATCAATTCCTCCGTGGCTTCGCTTATCCTTGCTCCATGCTCGCGGTCATCTGCGGCCTCATCATTGTCGAGCCTGACTTTGGTACCGCGTTCCTTTGCGGTTTGGTGGGGGGTACCATGCTCTTTCTGGCCGGGGTTCGCTTACGCTTCCTGATCCCGAGTGCCTTGTGTGCCCTCTCGCTCTTTGCCCTGGCGATCTACCACGATCCGGTTCGTTTGAAGCGGATTACTTCCTTCCTCGATGTGGAGGCCAACCGGAGCGACAGCGCCTACCAGCTTTGGCAGGGGATCCTTGCCTTTGGTGCGGGGGGCGTGGAAGGCGTGGGGCTGGGCGCCGGTCGCCAGCAGATGTCTTTCCTTCCGGAGGCTCATACCGACTTTATCTTCGCGATTGTCGGGGAAGAGCTCGGCCTCGCATTCACCGCAGGTGTGGTCATTCTTTTCATGACCCTGTTTTTTGTCGGGGTGCTTCAGTTGCGCCGGGCGCCCAACCTCTACCAGTTTTTGCTCGTGCTGGGGGCCTTGCTCTTCATTACCTTCCAGGCCCTGATTAATATCGGTGTGGTCACGGGCTGCCTTCCGACCAAAGGCATGTCTTTGCCGTTTATTTCCTACGGTGGTTCCAACCTGGTTTTCATGTTTACCCTTATTGGATTGATTCTCAATGGGTTCCGTACTTGGGAAATGCCTGTGCTGCGGAGGCAGCGTGAGCTATGA
- a CDS encoding LysM peptidoglycan-binding domain-containing protein → MKVSKIFGFVLFLHLGVIGVLIVQPGCSTTQPPTQTYQQKSTLSGNPIRPTADGLIPATRVDSGLDAAFNAGFEDDRYAPQRPDNEFAEFDGIGALEPIPSIPTVDIAGPSYETYTVKKGDSLWGISKRYNVSVSELTAANGLDKNAMLKIGQQLQIPVEGSTAMVTTVTPDAYQPTAYNTGTQTYKVRAGDTLSKIAKKFDTTVNAIKALNSKSSDIIRVNEELLIPGTATSTPVPAASSGSSTPAPVLTSGSGDYRTHTVKSGEYPATIARKYGMTTNELLALNGITDPRKLQVGQKLKVSGSGSAANVDSKTETVVSPAPAPAPTPTPAPSSEPIAIRVIEADPLVEGEATELNVTTPAPAPAPTTDDADAMFEDAIEIPVIRMEE, encoded by the coding sequence ATGAAAGTTTCCAAAATCTTCGGATTTGTCCTCTTTTTACACCTCGGCGTGATCGGGGTGCTCATCGTCCAACCGGGATGCAGCACGACCCAACCGCCGACCCAGACATACCAGCAAAAGAGCACGCTCAGCGGCAATCCCATCCGTCCGACCGCCGATGGGCTGATTCCTGCCACACGGGTTGATTCCGGTCTGGATGCCGCCTTCAATGCCGGTTTCGAGGACGACCGCTATGCGCCACAGCGCCCGGACAATGAATTTGCGGAATTCGACGGGATCGGTGCGCTCGAGCCCATCCCCTCTATCCCCACCGTTGATATCGCAGGTCCTTCCTATGAAACCTATACGGTCAAGAAGGGCGACAGCCTCTGGGGGATCTCCAAGCGTTACAATGTTTCGGTAAGCGAACTGACTGCCGCGAACGGTCTGGACAAAAATGCGATGCTGAAGATCGGCCAGCAGCTTCAAATTCCGGTAGAAGGTAGTACCGCAATGGTGACCACGGTGACGCCGGATGCCTACCAGCCGACAGCTTACAACACGGGTACGCAGACCTACAAGGTGCGGGCCGGTGATACGCTTTCCAAAATCGCCAAGAAGTTTGATACCACGGTCAATGCCATCAAGGCGCTGAACAGCAAGAGCAGTGACATCATTCGCGTGAACGAGGAACTTCTCATTCCCGGTACAGCGACTTCGACCCCGGTTCCCGCTGCTTCGTCGGGCAGTTCCACACCGGCTCCGGTGCTGACCAGTGGTTCCGGTGATTACCGCACCCACACGGTCAAGTCGGGAGAGTATCCGGCAACCATTGCCCGCAAATACGGGATGACGACCAATGAATTGCTCGCGCTGAACGGTATCACCGATCCGCGCAAGCTGCAGGTCGGTCAAAAGCTCAAGGTCAGCGGCAGCGGCAGTGCTGCCAATGTCGACAGCAAGACCGAAACCGTGGTGAGCCCGGCGCCGGCGCCGGCGCCGACCCCGACCCCGGCGCCCAGTTCCGAGCCGATCGCGATCCGGGTGATTGAAGCGGATCCGCTGGTCGAAGGTGAAGCCACCGAGTTGAACGTCACGACCCCGGCCCCAGCCCCGGCCCCGACGACGGACGATGCGGACGCGATGTTCGAAGATGCCATCGAGATCCCTGTGATCCGTATGGAGGAGTAA
- the murD gene encoding UDP-N-acetylmuramoyl-L-alanine--D-glutamate ligase — MAERIAVFGAGVSGCAAAALAKEQGADVRIYDEQGRGDAARVDASELSGFDLLVFSPGFSGRHPWRILAEASGKPIYGELGYAARYWKGQQIGVTGTNGKTTLTRLLASAFENCGHTTVAVGNIGVPLSEVVLSDLNQPESIAVCEISSFQAEMPEGLSLDGLLWTNFAEDHLDRYATMEEYFNAKSRLFGTLKEDAICVVGEAVANWIELYCRHFNACAIAYGDPVLYEQLDADSPFRRHPYSENFALAAEFWWLIGQKTECLIKTANAFVLSEHRLSVVAEWGGVRFWNDSKATNFHATLAAIHARRGHRIVWVGGGQSKGGDLQYFAKSVAGQVDQIFLYGEVAGAMAAALGAQSTPVEVHPLCEDAIRAACAAALANPPAEVVFSPGFASFDQFSSYSERGKCFVSIVLGLKQSSQTQ; from the coding sequence ATGGCTGAGCGAATTGCAGTTTTTGGTGCGGGAGTCAGTGGGTGTGCTGCCGCAGCCTTGGCAAAGGAGCAGGGGGCGGATGTCCGTATTTATGACGAACAAGGAAGAGGGGACGCGGCAAGGGTGGATGCCTCGGAGCTGTCCGGTTTCGACCTCCTGGTCTTTAGTCCGGGATTTTCCGGGCGACACCCCTGGCGTATTTTGGCGGAAGCTTCGGGAAAGCCGATCTATGGCGAGTTGGGGTATGCGGCCCGTTATTGGAAAGGGCAGCAGATCGGGGTGACCGGCACCAACGGTAAGACCACCTTGACGCGTTTGCTGGCTTCTGCCTTCGAGAACTGCGGTCATACCACGGTCGCGGTTGGCAACATTGGCGTGCCCCTCAGCGAGGTGGTGCTTTCGGATTTGAACCAGCCGGAGAGTATCGCGGTCTGTGAAATCAGCTCTTTCCAGGCGGAGATGCCGGAGGGCCTCTCGCTGGACGGCTTGTTGTGGACGAATTTTGCCGAAGATCATCTGGACCGCTATGCCACGATGGAGGAATATTTTAACGCGAAATCACGCTTGTTCGGGACGCTGAAGGAGGATGCGATTTGCGTGGTCGGGGAGGCTGTGGCCAACTGGATCGAGTTATACTGCCGGCATTTCAATGCCTGTGCGATTGCATACGGAGATCCGGTGCTATACGAGCAATTGGACGCGGATTCCCCTTTTCGTCGTCATCCCTATTCCGAGAACTTCGCCTTGGCTGCCGAATTCTGGTGGCTGATCGGGCAGAAGACCGAGTGTCTGATCAAGACGGCGAATGCCTTCGTCTTGTCGGAACACCGGCTTTCGGTCGTTGCCGAATGGGGCGGGGTGCGATTTTGGAATGATTCCAAAGCAACTAATTTTCACGCGACCTTGGCGGCGATTCACGCCAGGAGAGGTCATCGTATTGTCTGGGTTGGGGGCGGACAGTCGAAAGGTGGCGACCTCCAGTATTTTGCGAAATCCGTGGCGGGGCAGGTTGACCAGATTTTTCTTTACGGAGAGGTGGCCGGGGCCATGGCGGCGGCCCTCGGTGCGCAGTCGACTCCGGTCGAGGTGCACCCGCTCTGTGAAGATGCGATTCGCGCGGCTTGCGCCGCCGCTCTGGCGAATCCGCCGGCCGAGGTCGTCTTCAGCCCGGGCTTTGCCAGTTTTGACCAGTTTTCGTCTTATTCGGAGCGTGGAAAATGCTTCGTTTCCATAGTTTTAGGTTTGAAGCAATCGTCTCAAACGCAGTAG